A window from bacterium encodes these proteins:
- the trxA gene encoding thioredoxin, whose product MSNATAVSDATFEAEVVNSSVPVIVDFWAEWCGPCRMIAPILDQIAEEYKGRVKVVKVDVDSNSRTASQFSVMSIPTLLFFKGGKVQDQVVGALPKKMLQEKVEKFLA is encoded by the coding sequence ATGTCGAACGCAACCGCAGTATCAGATGCGACCTTTGAAGCCGAAGTTGTCAATAGCAGTGTTCCCGTGATTGTAGATTTCTGGGCCGAATGGTGCGGACCCTGCCGTATGATCGCCCCGATCCTCGACCAAATCGCCGAGGAATACAAGGGCCGTGTTAAGGTCGTCAAAGTAGACGTCGATTCCAACAGCCGGACCGCCTCGCAGTTCAGCGTAATGTCGATCCCCACGTTGCTCTTCTTCAAGGGCGGCAAGGTACAGGATCAGGTAGTCGGCGCGTTGCCCAAGAAGATGCTTCAAGAGAAGGTCGAGAAGTTTCTGGCATGA
- a CDS encoding DUF885 domain-containing protein, whose translation MSQKSFSSSRRSKLSRRTIDSEKTVPELLEEIKSTLPPVKNLLEVYRDYVKISEQFIRHNKLITLPDDIALEVIPTPEFVRHTFPYAAYSPPAPLDNSQRGQYWVTPIPVDITPEDRALLQRNHNPYQAHLISLHEGFPGHHVQMTLAASLSSRVRKLFDSNVFLEGWALYCEEMMWEQGYFKDVRYRLMQLYLELWRACRVVIDVKLHTGLMSFTEAVNLLVETAQLDKLSAIAEVKRYSQSPTQPLSYLVGKRQILSLRSDCEKLWGDRFSLCEFHDRLLGLGSVPMNLARTALLEHL comes from the coding sequence GTGAGTCAGAAATCATTCTCGTCAAGTCGCAGATCGAAGCTGTCGCGAAGAACGATCGACTCCGAAAAGACTGTCCCGGAACTCCTTGAAGAAATCAAATCGACTTTACCACCTGTCAAGAATCTTCTCGAAGTCTATCGCGATTACGTGAAAATTTCCGAGCAGTTTATCCGGCATAACAAGCTCATAACACTACCGGATGACATTGCTCTGGAAGTCATCCCGACACCGGAATTCGTCCGCCACACCTTTCCGTATGCGGCCTACTCGCCGCCTGCGCCTCTTGATAATAGCCAGAGAGGTCAATACTGGGTAACTCCGATTCCAGTAGACATCACGCCGGAAGATCGAGCATTGCTTCAGCGCAACCATAATCCCTATCAGGCGCACCTGATCTCGCTTCATGAGGGATTCCCCGGTCATCACGTTCAAATGACATTGGCAGCCAGCCTTTCGTCCCGCGTCCGTAAACTATTTGATTCCAACGTCTTTCTCGAAGGCTGGGCGCTCTATTGCGAAGAAATGATGTGGGAACAGGGCTACTTCAAGGACGTGCGCTACCGCCTTATGCAGTTGTATCTTGAATTGTGGCGCGCCTGTCGCGTGGTTATCGATGTTAAACTGCACACGGGATTGATGAGTTTCACCGAAGCGGTTAATCTTCTTGTAGAAACGGCACAATTGGATAAACTGAGTGCAATAGCGGAAGTGAAACGCTATTCGCAATCGCCGACCCAGCCGCTGAGTTATCTCGTCGGAAAAAGGCAGATTTTAAGTTTGAGAAGCGATTGCGAAAAGCTGTGGGGAGATCGATTTTCACTCTGCGAATTTCACGACCGTCTGTTGGGATTAGGCTCTGTGCCGATGAATTTGGCGCGAACCGCCCTGCTGGAACATTTGTAA
- a CDS encoding DUF885 family protein, with product MTESQTFQKIADAAVDYLLQSSPVRATQAGIHDYDAQLDRIDRASRAARNLQLGVFIDQLNRIDPTALSRDERFDLQILTGNLNAEVISDTVYRRWDRDPSLALEVALYGCLALVMREFAPLEERIANLIGRVKSVTRLLDESKVNLGLQEDIPTVWAEMAEDLCASAGPFLQSLVDDIAKSSPQRDNLEVAVEAAKSAVSDYQTFLKSQLTRRSRGSYACGWPTFSALLKNLHGIETTAEELIAFGESEIILVKSQIEAVAKNDRLRKDCPGTP from the coding sequence ATGACTGAATCACAAACCTTTCAGAAGATTGCCGATGCCGCAGTCGACTACCTGTTGCAAAGTTCGCCGGTGCGGGCTACGCAAGCCGGGATTCACGACTATGATGCCCAACTCGATCGCATCGACCGCGCATCTCGAGCAGCAAGAAACCTTCAGCTTGGCGTGTTTATCGATCAGCTGAATCGCATCGACCCCACCGCGCTTTCCCGCGATGAGCGCTTCGATCTGCAGATACTCACTGGTAATCTCAATGCAGAAGTCATCTCCGATACTGTGTATCGCCGCTGGGACCGCGATCCGTCGCTTGCTCTGGAAGTAGCTCTCTATGGCTGTTTGGCTTTGGTGATGCGCGAATTCGCTCCGCTTGAAGAACGAATCGCCAACCTGATTGGGCGAGTCAAAAGCGTGACGCGCTTGCTCGATGAGTCCAAAGTTAATCTCGGTCTACAGGAAGATATCCCCACCGTATGGGCAGAAATGGCCGAAGACCTGTGCGCTTCGGCAGGGCCGTTCCTGCAATCACTTGTCGATGACATCGCTAAATCGAGCCCGCAACGCGATAATCTCGAGGTCGCTGTCGAGGCTGCAAAGTCCGCCGTCTCCGACTATCAGACATTTTTGAAATCGCAACTAACGCGTCGATCCCGTGGCTCTTACGCTTGTGGCTGGCCGACATTTTCGGCGCTTCTGAAAAATCTTCATGGCATCGAAACAACCGCCGAGGAGCTGATTGCTTTTGGTGAGTCAGAAATCATTCTCGTCAAGTCGCAGATCGAAGCTGTCGCGAAGAACGATCGACTCCGAAAAGACTGTCCCGGAACTCCTTGA